A genome region from Bosea sp. BIWAKO-01 includes the following:
- the groL gene encoding chaperonin GroEL (60 kDa chaperone family; promotes refolding of misfolded polypeptides especially under stressful conditions; forms two stacked rings of heptamers to form a barrel-shaped 14mer; ends can be capped by GroES; misfolded proteins enter the barrel where they are refolded when GroES binds), giving the protein MAAKDVRFSTDARDRMLRGVEILNNAVKVTLGPKGRNVVIDRSYGAPRVTKDGVAVAKEIELADKFENMGAQMVREVASKTNDLAGDGTTTATVLATAIIKEGLKLVAAGTNPMDLKRGIDIAVAAVVKDIAARAKKVGSSEEVSQIGTIASNGDKAIGDMIARAMQKVGNEGVITVEEAKTAETELDVVEGMQFDRGYLSPYFITNAEKMVAEMEDPYILVHEKKLSSLQALLPILEAVVQSGKPLVIIAEDIEGEALATLVVNKLRGGLKVAAVKAPGFGDRRKAMLEDITVLTAGQTISEDLGIKLENVTLDMLGRAKRVHIEKENTTIIDGAGDKIAIEARITQIKAQIEETTSDYDREKLQERLAKLAGGVAVIRVGGATEIEVKEKKDRIEDAMHATKAAVEEGIVPGGGVTLLRARGAVGKLSNRNPDIQAGISIVLRALEAPARQIAENAGVEGSIVVGRITDNKSQTYGFNAQTEEYVDMLKAGIVDPAKVVRVALQDAASIAGLLITTEAMIAEAPKKDAPAMPGGGMGGMGGMDY; this is encoded by the coding sequence ATGGCTGCCAAAGACGTCAGATTTTCCACGGATGCGCGAGACAGGATGCTGCGGGGCGTCGAAATCCTCAACAACGCGGTCAAGGTCACGCTCGGTCCCAAGGGTCGCAACGTGGTCATCGACAGGTCCTACGGGGCGCCGCGCGTCACCAAGGACGGCGTCGCTGTCGCCAAGGAGATCGAGCTCGCCGACAAGTTCGAGAACATGGGCGCCCAGATGGTGCGCGAAGTGGCCTCGAAGACCAATGATCTCGCTGGAGACGGCACCACGACCGCGACGGTGCTTGCGACCGCGATCATAAAAGAAGGTCTCAAGCTGGTCGCGGCCGGCACGAACCCGATGGACCTGAAGCGTGGCATCGATATCGCCGTAGCCGCGGTCGTGAAAGACATCGCGGCCAGGGCGAAGAAGGTGGGTTCCTCCGAGGAAGTTAGTCAGATCGGCACAATTGCGTCCAACGGCGACAAGGCCATTGGCGACATGATCGCCCGGGCAATGCAGAAGGTCGGCAACGAGGGCGTCATCACCGTCGAGGAGGCCAAGACCGCCGAGACCGAGCTCGACGTCGTCGAGGGCATGCAGTTCGACCGTGGCTATCTCTCGCCCTACTTCATCACCAATGCCGAGAAGATGGTCGCCGAGATGGAAGACCCCTATATCCTCGTCCATGAGAAGAAGCTGTCGTCCTTGCAGGCGCTGCTACCGATCCTCGAAGCCGTCGTGCAGTCCGGCAAGCCGCTGGTCATCATAGCCGAGGACATCGAAGGCGAGGCTCTGGCCACGCTCGTCGTCAACAAGCTCCGTGGCGGCCTGAAGGTGGCGGCCGTCAAGGCTCCGGGCTTCGGCGATCGCCGCAAGGCCATGCTTGAGGACATCACCGTCTTGACCGCAGGCCAGACGATTTCGGAAGACCTCGGTATCAAACTCGAAAACGTGACGCTCGACATGCTGGGCCGCGCCAAGCGGGTGCACATCGAGAAGGAGAACACCACGATCATCGACGGCGCAGGCGACAAGATCGCGATCGAGGCCCGCATCACCCAGATCAAGGCACAGATCGAGGAGACCACTTCGGACTACGACCGCGAGAAGCTCCAGGAGCGTCTGGCCAAGCTCGCCGGCGGCGTCGCGGTGATCCGCGTCGGCGGCGCGACCGAGATCGAGGTCAAGGAGAAGAAGGACCGCATCGAGGATGCCATGCACGCCACGAAAGCGGCGGTCGAAGAAGGCATCGTGCCGGGCGGCGGCGTAACATTGCTGCGCGCGAGAGGCGCCGTCGGAAAGCTCAGCAATCGTAACCCCGATATTCAAGCCGGCATCAGCATCGTGCTCAGGGCGCTGGAAGCTCCAGCCCGCCAGATCGCGGAAAACGCGGGTGTTGAGGGCTCTATCGTTGTCGGCCGGATCACGGACAACAAGTCCCAGACCTACGGCTTCAATGCGCAGACGGAAGAATATGTCGACATGCTCAAGGCCGGCATCGTCGACCCGGCCAAGGTCGTTCGGGTTGCCCTGCAGGATGCGGCTTCGATCGCTGGCCTCCTGATCACGACCGAAGCCATGATTGCCGAAGCGCCGAAGAAAGACGCGCCGGCAATGCCGGGCGGCGGGATGGGTGGCATGGGCGGAATGGACTACTAG